The following are from one region of the Hymenobacter radiodurans genome:
- a CDS encoding septal ring lytic transglycosylase RlpA family protein, with amino-acid sequence MPQISFRRFCWLLSLPWLLSACAGSANTFTQSGQGSYYANKFNGRKTASGTVYRPNKMTAAHNTLPFGTVVRVTNTRNNRSVKVTVTDRGPHVKGRIIDLSRKAARKIDLIDAGVVPVKVRVVKAAPSR; translated from the coding sequence ATGCCTCAGATTTCTTTTCGTCGTTTTTGCTGGCTGCTAAGCTTACCGTGGTTGCTGAGTGCCTGCGCTGGGAGCGCCAACACGTTCACTCAGAGCGGTCAGGGCTCGTATTATGCCAACAAGTTCAATGGCCGCAAAACGGCTAGCGGTACCGTGTATCGGCCTAATAAGATGACGGCCGCCCACAACACGCTCCCTTTCGGTACGGTAGTACGCGTGACTAATACGCGCAACAACCGCTCAGTAAAAGTCACGGTCACGGACCGCGGGCCGCATGTGAAAGGCCGCATCATTGATTTGTCGCGCAAAGCCGCCCGCAAAATTGATTTGATTGACGCTGGGGTGGTTCCAGTAAAGGTGAGGGTGGTAAAGGCGGCGCCTTCACGCTAA
- a CDS encoding DUF6799 domain-containing protein: protein MAYGGLLACIGARPAVASSIHFTYISHSPSHFPHEITWYRAFGFRLNYQCCSRFGSNKNAPRKAATPRPKPVTPGVATMKDGVMMKEGKVLVTQMGRTTPLTQEMSLINGTKITPTGTITTPAGVSTQLTEGDIVSLSGRITTSAQKAAQDSLLLVKKEDLKNKGKKKKR, encoded by the coding sequence TTGGCTTACGGTGGGTTGCTGGCTTGTATTGGTGCACGCCCAGCGGTTGCCTCTTCAATTCACTTTACTTATATCTCCCACTCTCCATCCCACTTCCCTCATGAAATTACGTGGTATCGTGCTTTTGGCTTTCGCCTTAACTACCAGTGCTGTAGCCGCTTCGGCTCAAACAAAAATGCCCCCCGCAAGGCTGCAACACCTCGTCCGAAGCCAGTAACGCCCGGCGTGGCTACTATGAAGGATGGCGTGATGATGAAAGAAGGCAAAGTGCTAGTAACTCAAATGGGGCGTACTACACCGCTGACGCAGGAAATGAGCCTCATCAATGGCACCAAAATAACGCCGACCGGCACGATAACGACGCCTGCCGGCGTGAGCACTCAGCTGACGGAGGGCGATATTGTTTCGCTGAGTGGCCGTATTACCACCAGTGCTCAAAAGGCAGCGCAAGACAGCCTTCTTCTCGTTAAAAAGGAGGACCTCAAGAATAAAGGCAAGAAAAAGAAACGCTAG
- a CDS encoding DUF3140 domain-containing protein, with amino-acid sequence MAADKASNNIYADFKAQVNMTATELKKWLGTEESKSVGQDSGDGTSIGHKSGERIIEILNKKKADLTEADEAHMHKVHSYISRHLAQGPEKDVEHSRWRYSLMNWGHDPLKK; translated from the coding sequence ATGGCGGCCGATAAAGCATCAAACAATATTTACGCCGATTTTAAGGCGCAAGTGAATATGACCGCAACCGAGCTAAAAAAATGGCTTGGCACGGAGGAATCCAAATCGGTGGGCCAAGACAGCGGCGACGGCACCAGCATCGGCCATAAGTCGGGCGAGCGTATTATTGAGATCCTGAACAAGAAAAAAGCGGACCTGACGGAAGCAGATGAGGCGCACATGCACAAGGTTCACTCGTACATTAGCCGACACCTAGCTCAAGGGCCCGAAAAAGACGTGGAGCACTCCCGCTGGCGCTATTCGCTCATGAACTGGGGCCACGATCCGCTGAAAAAGTAA
- a CDS encoding DnaJ domain-containing protein: MEYKDYYKSLGLDKSATTDQIKKAYRKLARQYHPDVNPNNAEAERKFKEINEANEVLSDEEKRRKYDQLGADWQRYQQTAGAGRAGGGGFDWSQYGQPGGFGGYGQAGGSDPFGNTDFSDFFSSIFGGMGGEGRAGGILHEPAPARIIRLSWN; the protein is encoded by the coding sequence GTGGAATACAAGGATTATTATAAATCGCTGGGGCTGGATAAATCGGCTACTACCGACCAGATCAAGAAGGCATATCGCAAGCTGGCCCGTCAGTATCATCCCGACGTAAACCCGAACAATGCGGAGGCTGAGCGCAAGTTTAAAGAGATCAATGAGGCCAACGAAGTGCTCAGCGACGAGGAAAAACGGCGCAAGTACGACCAGCTAGGGGCCGATTGGCAACGCTATCAACAAACTGCCGGTGCGGGCCGCGCCGGCGGGGGCGGCTTCGACTGGTCGCAGTATGGGCAGCCCGGTGGCTTCGGCGGCTACGGCCAGGCCGGCGGCAGCGACCCATTCGGCAACACCGACTTCTCTGATTTCTTCAGCTCCATTTTTGGTGGTATGGGGGGCGAAGGTCGCGCTGGGGGCATTCTGCACGAGCCAGCGCCGGCCAGGATTATCAGGCTGAGCTGGAATTGA
- a CDS encoding DnaJ C-terminal domain-containing protein → MAEAYEGGPRTLTVNGKKLRINIQPGVEDGQTIRLRDQGAPGRNGGPAGSLYITFRIAPDPRYTRNGADLTLDVPVSIYTALLGGQQVVDTLSGPVKISVKPETQNGTRLRLRGKGFPIYKQPGQFGDLYLRLDLTLPQHITEKEKELFRQLAQLRGEAS, encoded by the coding sequence TTGGCTGAGGCCTACGAAGGCGGCCCACGTACGCTCACCGTCAATGGCAAAAAGCTGCGTATTAACATTCAGCCCGGCGTAGAAGATGGCCAGACCATCCGTCTGCGCGACCAGGGTGCGCCCGGCCGCAACGGTGGCCCGGCCGGTTCGCTCTACATTACGTTTCGCATTGCCCCCGACCCGCGCTACACCCGCAATGGTGCCGACCTAACGCTGGATGTGCCAGTGAGCATTTATACCGCGCTGCTCGGTGGTCAGCAAGTGGTCGATACGCTATCGGGACCAGTTAAGATCAGTGTAAAACCTGAAACCCAGAACGGCACCCGCCTACGTTTGCGGGGCAAAGGCTTCCCCATTTATAAGCAGCCCGGCCAGTTCGGCGACTTGTATCTGCGGCTGGATCTGACCTTGCCTCAGCACATCACGGAGAAAGAAAAGGAGCTGTTTCGACAGTTGGCCCAGCTTCGGGGCGAAGCGTCATGA
- a CDS encoding chaperone modulator CbpM, with the protein METSSIITITFHDCAIRYGISELDLQEFVDLGLLHPADTPDTLRAEPDELARLARLHHELGLSAEGIDIVLAMRQRLLELQSELAHQRARVAQLEYFLNKSGPLLDL; encoded by the coding sequence ATGGAAACGTCGTCCATTATCACCATTACCTTCCACGACTGCGCCATCCGCTACGGTATAAGTGAGCTTGACCTTCAGGAGTTTGTAGACTTAGGTTTGCTGCATCCGGCTGATACGCCCGATACGCTCCGCGCTGAGCCCGACGAGCTAGCCCGCTTGGCCCGCCTGCACCATGAGCTAGGCCTGAGCGCGGAGGGCATTGACATCGTATTGGCTATGCGGCAGCGTTTGCTGGAACTCCAAAGTGAGCTAGCCCACCAGCGCGCCCGCGTTGCTCAACTGGAGTATTTTCTGAACAAATCAGGACCGCTTTTAGATCTATAG
- a CDS encoding ZIP family metal transporter — MPFLLLFSLVIHSFLEGSILIKQPDATLTNENFYAILWGVALHHIPAAFALMAALLLRLHSFKRALPYLVLFALAAPIGIVVSNYVVLEDLMTGGLYAALLGLVAGNFLHVSTTILFETSPEHRLNWPKLGATLAGTLLALAIDV, encoded by the coding sequence GTGCCTTTTCTGCTCCTGTTCTCGCTGGTAATCCATTCTTTTCTGGAAGGTAGTATTCTGATTAAGCAGCCCGACGCCACGCTCACCAACGAAAACTTTTATGCGATTCTGTGGGGCGTAGCCTTGCACCACATCCCAGCCGCATTCGCCCTGATGGCAGCACTGCTGTTGCGCCTGCACAGTTTTAAGCGGGCTCTACCGTATCTGGTGCTGTTTGCGCTGGCCGCGCCCATAGGCATTGTAGTCAGCAATTATGTGGTGTTGGAGGATCTGATGACTGGCGGCTTGTATGCCGCACTGCTAGGCCTGGTCGCGGGCAATTTTCTCCACGTATCGACTACCATTCTTTTTGAAACCAGCCCTGAGCATCGGCTCAATTGGCCTAAGCTCGGTGCTACGCTGGCTGGCACTTTGCTGGCGCTGGCCATTGATGTTTAG
- a CDS encoding class I SAM-dependent methyltransferase yields MLHPSIEWFVSWFDSPYYHLLYHDRNEEEAKAFIDALLDHLWVKPDAKLLDLACGKGRHSVYLSQKGYEVTGVDLSPESITYAQGYAHEHLYFQVHDMRNPLPFGPFDFIFNLFTSFGYFAHETESIVALHSAAAALRPGGKMVIDFMNTERTLRELVLEEEKTVSGITFHITRRLDDGFIVKTIRFQDALGYEQQFEERVRALSLDNFEEYFQMAGLRLAEVLGDYQLGPYNEALSPE; encoded by the coding sequence ATGTTGCACCCTTCTATTGAGTGGTTTGTTAGTTGGTTTGACTCCCCTTATTACCATCTGCTGTACCACGACCGTAACGAGGAAGAGGCGAAAGCTTTCATTGATGCTTTGCTGGATCATCTATGGGTCAAACCGGATGCGAAGCTGCTCGATCTGGCGTGTGGCAAAGGCCGTCACTCGGTTTACCTAAGCCAGAAAGGCTACGAAGTCACGGGCGTCGATCTGTCGCCGGAGAGCATCACTTACGCGCAGGGATATGCGCACGAGCACCTGTATTTCCAGGTGCATGATATGCGCAATCCGCTGCCTTTTGGGCCGTTCGATTTCATCTTCAATCTGTTTACCAGCTTCGGCTATTTCGCTCACGAGACAGAAAGCATAGTGGCGTTGCACTCGGCAGCAGCGGCGTTGCGGCCGGGGGGCAAAATGGTGATTGACTTTATGAATACTGAGCGCACGTTGCGCGAGTTAGTACTCGAAGAAGAGAAAACCGTTAGCGGTATCACCTTCCACATCACCCGCCGCCTCGATGACGGCTTTATCGTCAAAACGATTCGCTTTCAGGATGCGCTCGGGTATGAGCAGCAATTCGAGGAGCGGGTTCGAGCGCTGAGCTTAGACAACTTTGAAGAATATTTTCAGATGGCGGGGCTGCGCTTAGCTGAAGTGTTGGGCGACTATCAACTAGGTCCGTATAACGAAGCCCTTAGCCCCGAATGA
- a CDS encoding DUF4783 domain-containing protein — protein MKRILLQFCAILWFALLAVGVQAQGESLGAVKGAIRNGSARDLSQFFGPTVELAFDGDKQSYSATQAEFVMKDFFAKNSPASFEYDHQKTSAESIQYAAGKYVGKTGSYQVFVQMKPIGGALVIDSINFTKE, from the coding sequence ATGAAACGAATACTACTCCAGTTCTGCGCCATTCTATGGTTTGCTTTGCTGGCTGTTGGAGTACAAGCACAAGGAGAGTCGCTGGGGGCTGTTAAGGGGGCAATTCGCAATGGCTCGGCCCGTGACCTTTCGCAATTCTTTGGCCCTACGGTAGAGCTCGCCTTCGATGGTGATAAGCAAAGCTACAGTGCTACCCAAGCCGAGTTTGTGATGAAGGACTTCTTCGCCAAAAACTCTCCGGCTAGTTTTGAATACGATCATCAGAAGACCAGCGCTGAGAGCATTCAATATGCGGCCGGCAAATACGTTGGCAAAACCGGTTCTTACCAAGTGTTTGTGCAAATGAAGCCTATCGGTGGCGCTTTGGTTATCGACTCTATCAACTTTACGAAGGAGTAG
- a CDS encoding DUF4783 domain-containing protein, with translation MKRKVFRACLLVWLGLLSIASYAQSEAFGAVRGAIRNGSAQELAPYLGAKVELSYDGDKKSYSAAEAESALKNFFTKNPPAAFDFIHQGSSNEGTKYAIGKYTGKAGTYRVFVKMKPGGGSPTIDTIDFTQE, from the coding sequence ATGAAACGCAAAGTTTTTCGGGCTTGCCTGCTGGTTTGGCTAGGACTACTCTCCATAGCGAGCTATGCACAAAGCGAAGCCTTTGGAGCCGTTCGGGGTGCCATTCGCAATGGGTCAGCTCAGGAGTTAGCTCCTTACTTAGGTGCTAAAGTAGAGTTGAGCTACGATGGGGATAAGAAAAGCTACAGCGCTGCTGAAGCCGAATCAGCCCTCAAAAACTTTTTCACCAAAAACCCTCCGGCCGCTTTTGACTTTATACATCAGGGAAGTAGCAATGAGGGAACCAAGTACGCTATCGGCAAGTACACGGGCAAAGCGGGTACCTACCGGGTATTCGTGAAGATGAAGCCCGGCGGTGGCTCACCCACCATCGACACAATTGACTTCACCCAGGAATAA
- the gpmI gene encoding 2,3-bisphosphoglycerate-independent phosphoglycerate mutase, whose protein sequence is MNKQVLLVILDGWGLAQNKAVSAIDAANTPFVDSLFQRFPHSRLQASGEAVGLPDGQMGNSEVGHMNIGAGRVVYQDLVRVNKAIRERKLGTIPALEKAFEYARTNGKNLHFMGLLSDGGVHSHIEHLKALCTLAHDADVHKVFIHAFTDGRDTDPKGGVNYVNDLEKHLERNSAKIATIVGRYYAMDRDNRWERIKVAYDLLVNGKGTPSQNLIQSMLDSYKEGVTDEFLLPIVKVGADGQPIATIQEGDVVICFNFRTDRGREITQALTQQDFHAFNMHRLNLHYLTLTNYDATFVGVTPIFEKDNLDDTLGQVLAEAGKTQIRIAETEKYPHVTFFFSGGRETVFAGETRIMRPSPKVATYDLKPEMSAYDLRDALVPELLARSADFVVLNFANPDMVGHTGVFEAAVKAVETVDSCAKDVVEAALASDYACIIIADHGNADMMINPDGTPNTAHTTNLVPCILADTTYRGTLADGKLGDIAPTVLALMGIPQPAVMTGQSLLQPAAISTANA, encoded by the coding sequence ATGAACAAACAGGTGCTGCTCGTTATTCTGGATGGCTGGGGTCTGGCTCAAAACAAAGCTGTTTCGGCCATTGATGCTGCTAATACTCCGTTCGTTGACTCCCTTTTTCAACGTTTTCCTCACAGTCGCCTACAAGCTTCAGGTGAAGCCGTAGGCTTGCCCGATGGCCAGATGGGTAACTCGGAAGTAGGGCACATGAATATAGGGGCTGGCCGCGTGGTTTACCAGGATTTAGTCCGAGTCAATAAAGCTATCCGGGAACGTAAGCTAGGAACTATCCCCGCGCTGGAAAAAGCATTTGAGTACGCGCGCACCAATGGCAAGAACCTGCATTTCATGGGGTTACTCTCTGATGGAGGCGTACATTCGCACATCGAGCACCTGAAAGCTCTTTGCACACTGGCGCACGACGCCGATGTGCACAAAGTATTTATTCATGCCTTCACCGACGGGCGTGACACGGATCCGAAAGGCGGCGTAAACTACGTCAACGACTTAGAGAAGCACCTGGAGCGGAATAGCGCCAAGATTGCCACCATTGTGGGGCGCTACTATGCCATGGACCGTGACAACCGCTGGGAGCGGATCAAAGTAGCGTACGACTTGCTGGTAAATGGCAAAGGTACGCCGTCGCAAAATCTGATTCAGAGCATGCTCGACTCTTACAAGGAGGGCGTGACGGACGAATTCCTGCTTCCCATCGTGAAAGTCGGGGCTGATGGTCAGCCGATAGCTACTATTCAGGAAGGGGACGTAGTGATCTGCTTTAACTTCCGCACCGACCGTGGCCGGGAAATCACGCAGGCGCTTACCCAGCAGGATTTCCATGCGTTCAACATGCACCGGCTCAATCTGCATTATCTCACTCTCACGAACTACGACGCCACCTTTGTAGGGGTGACGCCGATTTTTGAGAAGGATAATCTGGACGACACATTAGGCCAAGTATTGGCTGAAGCGGGCAAAACGCAGATTCGGATAGCCGAAACGGAGAAGTATCCGCACGTAACGTTTTTCTTTTCGGGTGGCCGCGAAACGGTATTTGCGGGCGAAACCCGCATTATGCGCCCTTCTCCCAAGGTTGCCACCTACGACCTGAAGCCGGAGATGAGTGCCTACGACCTGCGCGACGCGCTGGTGCCGGAGTTGCTAGCTCGATCAGCTGACTTTGTGGTACTCAACTTCGCTAACCCCGATATGGTAGGTCACACGGGCGTCTTTGAGGCAGCAGTGAAAGCTGTAGAAACCGTAGATTCCTGCGCTAAAGACGTAGTAGAGGCTGCTTTAGCCAGTGACTATGCCTGTATCATTATTGCCGATCATGGCAACGCTGATATGATGATCAACCCCGACGGCACTCCGAATACGGCGCACACAACTAATTTGGTGCCCTGCATTTTGGCGGATACTACGTACCGTGGTACACTGGCCGATGGGAAACTCGGCGACATTGCGCCTACTGTATTAGCCCTAATGGGAATACCCCAACCGGCTGTTATGACGGGCCAGTCGCTACTGCAACCCGCTGCCATCAGTACTGCGAATGCGTAA
- a CDS encoding glycoside hydrolase family 43 protein produces MKKAPQFLLPSWRTLAFLLPLAVGSACQSKTSTNESATTPADSTATASTDSASAKKYLNKPLISEIYTADPSAHVFNGRIYIYPSHDIETGMPENDNGDHFAMRDYHILSMDSIGGKVTDHGVALDIKDIPWAGRQLWAPDAAFKNGTYYLYFPVKDKQDVFRIGVATSKSPTGPFKAQPKPIEGSLSIDPAVFTDTDGKSYMYVGGIWGGQLQRWRTGKYDASKPKEQEPAPNEEAVGPRVARLSNDMLSFAEPVKEVKIVGKDGKPFLSGDNKHRFFEGGWMHKYNGKYYFSYSTGDTHLLAYATGDSPYGPFTYQGVIMNPVEGWTTHHSIVEVDGKWYIFYHDTELSGKTWLRNVKVTELKRKPDGSIETINP; encoded by the coding sequence ATGAAAAAAGCCCCCCAATTCCTGTTACCATCATGGCGCACGCTTGCTTTCCTGCTTCCGCTGGCGGTGGGCAGCGCTTGCCAGAGCAAGACATCTACAAACGAATCGGCCACCACTCCAGCCGACTCCACGGCAACTGCTTCTACCGATTCTGCTAGCGCGAAAAAGTACCTGAACAAGCCGCTGATTTCGGAGATTTATACGGCTGACCCTTCCGCGCACGTGTTCAATGGCCGCATCTATATCTATCCGTCGCATGACATTGAAACGGGTATGCCGGAGAATGACAACGGCGACCATTTTGCCATGCGCGACTACCATATTCTGTCCATGGACAGCATTGGCGGCAAGGTCACGGACCACGGCGTGGCGCTGGATATCAAAGATATTCCTTGGGCCGGGCGGCAGCTTTGGGCACCGGATGCGGCCTTCAAAAATGGCACCTATTACCTCTATTTCCCGGTAAAGGATAAGCAGGATGTTTTCCGCATTGGCGTAGCTACCAGCAAATCGCCAACGGGCCCTTTCAAGGCGCAACCCAAGCCTATAGAAGGTAGCTTGAGCATTGACCCAGCCGTGTTTACGGATACGGACGGCAAGTCCTATATGTACGTGGGAGGCATTTGGGGCGGCCAGCTCCAGCGCTGGCGCACCGGTAAATACGATGCCAGCAAGCCCAAAGAACAGGAACCTGCCCCGAATGAGGAGGCCGTGGGTCCGCGGGTAGCGCGCCTGAGCAACGATATGCTAAGCTTCGCGGAGCCCGTAAAGGAAGTAAAGATTGTAGGCAAAGATGGCAAGCCCTTTTTGTCGGGCGACAACAAGCACCGCTTCTTTGAAGGCGGCTGGATGCACAAGTATAACGGCAAGTACTACTTCTCCTACTCCACCGGCGACACCCACTTGCTCGCGTATGCCACTGGCGACTCTCCTTACGGCCCTTTCACTTACCAGGGCGTCATTATGAACCCTGTAGAAGGCTGGACAACTCACCACTCCATTGTGGAGGTTGACGGCAAGTGGTACATCTTCTACCATGACACCGAACTATCAGGCAAAACTTGGCTGCGCAACGTGAAAGTAACCGAGCTAAAGCGCAAGCCCGACGGCAGTATTGAAACGATTAATCCGTAA
- a CDS encoding secondary thiamine-phosphate synthase enzyme YjbQ, producing MIWFQKRLRLPAVRRGFHLITDLLTAELPELEGIKVGTAHFFIQHTSASLSINENADPTVRQDFESFFSRIAPENAAYFRHTQEGPDDMPAHLKAALLGTTVSIPITDGRLALGTWQGIYLGEHRNDGGRRWVVATLMGMASK from the coding sequence ATGATTTGGTTTCAAAAACGTCTGCGCCTTCCCGCTGTGCGGCGGGGCTTCCATCTTATCACCGACTTGCTTACGGCGGAATTGCCGGAGCTGGAAGGAATTAAAGTAGGAACTGCGCACTTTTTTATTCAGCATACGTCCGCCAGCCTGAGTATTAATGAAAATGCGGACCCCACGGTACGACAAGACTTCGAGTCGTTCTTTAGTCGTATAGCGCCCGAAAACGCTGCCTACTTCCGCCATACTCAGGAAGGCCCCGATGATATGCCAGCCCATTTGAAAGCAGCGCTTCTCGGCACGACCGTGAGCATACCCATCACCGATGGGCGGTTAGCATTGGGAACTTGGCAGGGAATTTATTTGGGTGAGCACCGCAACGACGGTGGGCGACGGTGGGTGGTAGCCACGCTGATGGGCATGGCCAGCAAATAA
- the prfA gene encoding peptide chain release factor 1, whose translation MLEKLEAIRQRYDDVNEQLMQPEAMSDMKRYKSLNKEYKDLGRIVAEYRRYQEVLSNIEGARAVISTEKDEDFREMAKAELDELMPEQERLETVIKDLLLPKDPNDSKDVIMEIRAGAGGDEAAIFAGDLQRMYMRYAEKQNLRMDLIDATEGTSGGYKEIILSVKGEDVYGKLKFESGVHRVQRVPATETQGRIHTSVASIVVMPEAEELDVEIDMNDVRKDLFMSSGPGGQSVNTTYSAVRLTHLPTGLVAQCQDQKSQLKNFDKALQVLRSRIYEIELAKKNEAEGAQRKSMIGGGDRSDKIRTYNYPQGRVTDHRIGYTVYNLASVMEGNIDDFVEQLRIAESAERLKEGVS comes from the coding sequence ATGCTAGAAAAACTGGAGGCCATTCGCCAGCGCTACGACGACGTGAATGAGCAGCTAATGCAGCCCGAGGCGATGAGCGACATGAAGCGCTACAAATCCCTCAATAAAGAATACAAAGACCTTGGCCGCATTGTAGCTGAGTATCGCAGATACCAGGAGGTGCTCTCTAATATTGAGGGTGCCCGCGCAGTTATATCCACGGAAAAGGACGAAGATTTCCGCGAGATGGCGAAGGCTGAACTCGACGAGTTGATGCCCGAGCAGGAGCGCTTAGAAACCGTTATAAAAGACCTGCTGCTGCCCAAAGACCCCAACGATTCCAAGGACGTAATCATGGAAATCAGGGCTGGGGCCGGCGGCGACGAGGCGGCCATATTTGCCGGCGACTTGCAGCGGATGTACATGCGCTACGCTGAAAAGCAAAACCTGCGCATGGATCTGATTGACGCTACCGAAGGCACCAGCGGCGGCTACAAAGAGATTATTCTGTCGGTGAAAGGCGAAGATGTGTACGGCAAGCTCAAGTTTGAGAGCGGCGTACACCGCGTGCAGCGCGTACCCGCCACCGAAACGCAGGGCCGTATTCATACGTCTGTGGCTTCCATCGTAGTAATGCCGGAGGCGGAAGAACTGGACGTAGAAATCGATATGAATGATGTGCGCAAGGACTTGTTCATGTCGTCGGGTCCTGGGGGACAATCGGTAAACACGACTTACTCAGCCGTGCGCCTCACTCACTTGCCTACGGGCTTAGTAGCTCAATGCCAAGACCAGAAGTCGCAGCTCAAAAACTTCGATAAAGCCCTGCAAGTGTTGCGCTCACGCATCTACGAAATAGAGCTAGCTAAGAAAAACGAAGCTGAAGGTGCCCAGCGCAAAAGCATGATCGGCGGCGGCGACCGTTCCGACAAGATTCGCACGTACAACTACCCACAGGGTCGGGTTACGGACCACCGCATTGGCTACACGGTGTATAACCTAGCCAGCGTGATGGAAGGCAACATCGACGATTTCGTGGAGCAGCTGCGGATTGCCGAAAGCGCGGAGCGTTTGAAAGAAGGCGTATCGTAA